From a single Callithrix jacchus isolate 240 chromosome 5, calJac240_pri, whole genome shotgun sequence genomic region:
- the UNC13D gene encoding protein unc-13 homolog D isoform X4: MATLLSHPQQRPPFLRQAIKIRRQRVKDLQDPLPQTAPEIQPPSHHFSPEQRAQIYEDALYTVLHRLGQPEPNHVTEASELLRYLQEAFHVEPEEHQQALQRVRELEKPTFCLKATVKQAKGILGKDVSGFSDPYCLLGIEQGVGAPGGSPGSRRRQKAVVKHTIPEEQTHRTQVVTQTLNPVWDETFILEFEDITNSSFHLDMWDLDTVESVRQKLGELTDLHGLRRIFKEARKDKGQDDFLGNVVLRLQDLRCREDQWYPLEPRTETYPDRGQCHLQFQLIHKRRATLASRSQPSYTVHLHLLQQLVSHEVTQHQAGSTSWDGSLSPQAATVLFLHATQKDLSDFHQSMAQWLAYSRLYQSLEFPSSCLLHPITSIEYQWIQGRLKAEQEEELAASFSSLLAYGLSLIRRFRSVFPLSVSDSPARLQSLLRVLVQMCKMKAFRELCPNTAPLPQLVTEALQTGTTEWFHLKQQHHQPMMQGMLEAGKALLGLVQDIIGDLHQCQRTWDKIFHNALKIHLFPMAFRELQWLVAKRVQDHTTAVGDAVSPEMGESLFQLYITLKELCQLCPSSSERDGVLALESFHRWFQPAIPSWLQKTYSVALARVQRAVQMDELVPLGELTKHSTSAVDLSTCFAQISHTARQLDWPDPEEAFMITVKFVEDTCRLALVYCSLIKARARELSSGQKDQAQAANMLCVVVNDMEQLRLVIGKLPAQLAWEALEHRVGAVLEQGQLQNTLHAQLQSALAGLGHEIRTGVHTLAEQLEVGIAKHIQKLVGIRESVLPEDAILPLMKFLEVELCYMNTNLVQENFSSLLTLLWTHTLTVLEEVAASQRSSSLASKRLKIALQNLEICFHAEGCGLPPEALHTATFQALQRNLELQAASSRELIRRYFCGRIQQQSETISEELGAVTVKASYRTSEQKLHVELLSASSLLPLDSNGSSDPFVQLTLEPRHDFPELAARETQKHKKDLHPLFDETFEFLVPAELCRKPGACLLLTVLDYDTLGADDLEGEAFLPLCEVHGLSGSEEPGEVPQTRLPLTYPAPNGDPILQLLEGRKGDREAQVFVRLRRQRAKQASQHALWPAPIRLLVFLFHLLGWGPGSLGAGLQAQSLLGKGQGTLPKMRLQLSWGEGGDRY; encoded by the exons ATGGCGACACTCCTCTCCCATCCGCAGCAGCGCCCTCCCTTCTTGCGCCAAGCCATCAAGATAAGGCGTCAAAGAGTCAAAGATCTACAGGATCCTCTGCCCCAAACGGCCCCAGAG ATCCAGCCTCCATCCCACCACTTCTCCCCAGAACAG CGGGCCCAGATCTATGAGGACGCGCTCTACACGGTCCTGCACCGCCTCGGTCAGCCTGAGCCCAACCATGTGACAGAGGCCTCTGAGCTGCTGCGATACCTGCAGGAG GCCTTCCACGTGGAGCCGGAGGAGCACCAGCAGGCACTGCAGCGGGTCAGGGAGCTTGAG AAGCCAACATTTTGTCTGAAGGCAACAGTGAAACAGGCCAAGGGCATTCTGGGCAAAGATGTCAGTG GGTTCAGCGACCCCTACTGCCTGCTGGGCATTGAGCAGGGGGTGGGTGCACCAGGGGGCAGCCCTGGGTCCCGGCGGCGGCAGAAGGCTGTGGTGAAGCACACCATCCCTGAGGAGCAGACCCACCGCACGCAGGTTGTCACGCAGACGCTCAACCCTGTCTGGGACGAGACCTTCATCCT GGAGTTTGAGGATATCACCAATTCAAGCTTTCATCTGGACATGTG GGACCTGGACACCGTGGAGTCTGTCCGACAGAAGCTTGGGGAGCTCACAGACCTGCATGGGCTTCGCAG GATCTTTAAGGAGGCCCGGAAGGACAAAGGCCAGGACGACTTTCTGGGGAATGTGGTTCTGAGGCTGCAG GACCTGCGCTGCCGAGAGGACCAGTGGTACCCCCTGGAACCCCGCACTGAGACCTACCCAGACCGAGGCCAGTGCCACCTCCAGTTCCAGCTCATCCATAAGCGG AGAGCCACCTTGGCCAGCCGCTCGCAGCCCAGCTACACAGTGCACCTCCACCTTCTGCAGCAGCTTGTGTCCCACGAGGTCACCCAGCACCAG GCAGGCAGCACCTCCTGGGACGGATCGTTGAGTCCCCAGGCTGCCACCGTCCTCTTTCTCCATGCCACACAGAAGGACCTGTCCGACTTCCACCAGTCCATGGC GCAGTGGCTGGCCTACAGCCGCCTTTACCAGAGTCTGGAGTTCCCCAGCAGCTGCCTCCTGCACCCCATCACCAGCATCGAGTACCAGTGGATCCAGGGCCGGCTCAAGGCAGAACAG GAGGAAGAGCTGGCTGCCTCATTCAGCTCCCTGCTGGCCTACGGTCTCTCCCTCATCCGGAGGTTCCGCTCCGTCTTCCCCCTCTCTGTCTCGGACTCCCCAGCCCGGCTGCAGTCTCTCCTCAG GGTCCTGGTACAGATGTGCAAGATGAAGGCCTTCAGAGAGCTATGCCCCAACACTGCCCCGTTGCCCCAGCTGGTGACTGAGGCCCTGCAG ACTGGCACCACTGAATGGTTCCACCTGAAGCAGCAGCACCATCAGCCCATGATGCAG GGCATGCTGGAGGCAGGCAAGGCCTTGCTAGGCCTGGTACAGGACATCATTGGCGACCTGCACCAGTGCCAGCGCACGTGGGACAAGATTTTCCACAA TGCCCTCAAGATCCACCTCTTCCCCATGGCTTTCCGGGAGCTGCAGTGGCTG GTGGCCAAGCGGGTACAGGACCACACCACAGCTGTGGGCGATGCGGTGTCCCCAGAGATGGGCGAGAGTCTGTTTCAGCTCTACATCACCCTCAAGGAGCTTTGCCAGCTGTGCCCAAGCTCCTCGGAGAG GGATGGAGTCTTGGCCCTGGAGAGTTTCCACCGCTGGTTCCAGCCAGCCATCCCTTCCTGGCTGCAGAAGACGTACAGCGTGGCCCTGGCACGGGTGCAGCGCGCTGTGCAGATGGATGAG CTGGTGCCCCTGGGTGAACTGACCAAGCACAGCACATCCGCGGTGGATCTGTCCACCTGCTTTGCTCAGATCAGCCACACCGCCCGGCAGCTGGACTGGCCGGACCCAGAGGAGGCCTTCATGATCACTGTCAAGTTTGTGGAG GACACCTGTCGCCTGGCCCTGGTATACTGCAGCCTTATAAAGGCTCGGGCCCGCGAACTCTCTTCAGGCCAGAAGGACCAAGCCCAGGCAGCCAACATG ctgtgcgtggtggtgaaTGACATGGAGCAGCTGCGGCTGGTGATTGGCAAGCTGCCTGCCCAGCTGGCATGGGAGGCCCTGGAGCATCGGGTAGGGGCTGTGCTGGAGCAGGGGCAGCTGCAGAACACGCTGCATGCCCAGCTGCAGAGCGCACTGGCCGGGCTGGGCCACGAGATCCGCACTGGTGTTCACACCCTGGCCGAGCAG TTGGAGGTGGGCATCGCCAAGCATATCCAGAAACTCGTGGGCATCAGGGAGTCTGTCCTGCCTGAGGAT gcCATTCTGCCCCTGATGAAGTTCCTGGAGGTGGAGCTTTGCTACATGAACACCAACTTGGTGCAAGAGAACTTCAGCAG cctcctgacccTGCTCTGGACCCACACGCTCACAGTGCTGGAGGAGGTGGCTGCCTCCCAGCGCAGTTCGTCCCTGGCCTCCAAAAGGCTGAAGATTGCCCTGCAG AACCTGGAAATCTGCTTCCATGCTGAGGGTTGTGGCCTGCCACCTGAGGCCCTGCACACAGCAACTTTCCAG GCTCTGCAGAGGAACCTGGAGCTGCAGGCAGCATCCAGCCGGGAGCTCATCCGGAGGTACTTCTGTGGCCGAATCCAGCAGCAG TCAGAAACCATCTCTGAAGAGCTGGGGGCTGTGACAGTCAAGGCCTCCTACCGCACCTCCGAGCAGAAGCTGCATGTGGAGCTGCTCAGCGCCTCCAGCCTGCTGCCCCTGGACTCCAACG GCTCCAGTGACCCCTTTGTCCAGCTGACCTTGGAGCCCAGGCATGACTTCCCTGAGCTGGCCGCTCGGGAGACCCAGAAGCACAAGAAGGACCTTCACCCATTGTTTGATGAGACCTTTGAATT CCTGGTGCCTGCTGAGCTGTGCCGCAAGCCTGGGGCATGCCTCCTGCTCACCGTGCTGGACTACGACACACTGGGGGCCGACGACCTGGAAGGGGAGGCCTTTCTGCCGCTGTGTGAGGTGCACGGGCTGAGTGGCTCTGAGGAGCCTGGTGAGGTGCCTCAGACCCGCCTGCCCCTCACGTACCCCGCACCCAATG
- the UNC13D gene encoding protein unc-13 homolog D isoform X3, whose translation MWDLDTVESVRQKLGELTDLHGLRRIFKEARKDKGQDDFLGNVVLRLQDLRCREDQWYPLEPRTETYPDRGQCHLQFQLIHKRRATLASRSQPSYTVHLHLLQQLVSHEVTQHQAGSTSWDGSLSPQAATVLFLHATQKDLSDFHQSMAQWLAYSRLYQSLEFPSSCLLHPITSIEYQWIQGRLKAEQEEELAASFSSLLAYGLSLIRRFRSVFPLSVSDSPARLQSLLRVLVQMCKMKAFRELCPNTAPLPQLVTEALQTGTTEWFHLKQQHHQPMMQGMLEAGKALLGLVQDIIGDLHQCQRTWDKIFHNALKIHLFPMAFRELQWLVAKRVQDHTTAVGDAVSPEMGESLFQLYITLKELCQLCPSSSERDGVLALESFHRWFQPAIPSWLQKTYSVALARVQRAVQMDELVPLGELTKHSTSAVDLSTCFAQISHTARQLDWPDPEEAFMITVKFVEDTCRLALVYCSLIKARARELSSGQKDQAQAANMLCVVVNDMEQLRLVIGKLPAQLAWEALEHRVGAVLEQGQLQNTLHAQLQSALAGLGHEIRTGVHTLAEQLEVGIAKHIQKLVGIRESVLPEDAILPLMKFLEVELCYMNTNLVQENFSSLLTLLWTHTLTVLEEVAASQRSSSLASKRLKIALQNLEICFHAEGCGLPPEALHTATFQALQRNLELQAASSRELIRRYFCGRIQQQSETISEELGAVTVKASYRTSEQKLHVELLSASSLLPLDSNGSSDPFVQLTLEPRHDFPELAARETQKHKKDLHPLFDETFEFLVPAELCRKPGACLLLTVLDYDTLGADDLEGEAFLPLCEVHGLSGSEEPGEVPQTRLPLTYPAPNGDPILQLLEGRKGDREAQVFVRLRRQRAKQASQHALWPAL comes from the exons ATGTG GGACCTGGACACCGTGGAGTCTGTCCGACAGAAGCTTGGGGAGCTCACAGACCTGCATGGGCTTCGCAG GATCTTTAAGGAGGCCCGGAAGGACAAAGGCCAGGACGACTTTCTGGGGAATGTGGTTCTGAGGCTGCAG GACCTGCGCTGCCGAGAGGACCAGTGGTACCCCCTGGAACCCCGCACTGAGACCTACCCAGACCGAGGCCAGTGCCACCTCCAGTTCCAGCTCATCCATAAGCGG AGAGCCACCTTGGCCAGCCGCTCGCAGCCCAGCTACACAGTGCACCTCCACCTTCTGCAGCAGCTTGTGTCCCACGAGGTCACCCAGCACCAG GCAGGCAGCACCTCCTGGGACGGATCGTTGAGTCCCCAGGCTGCCACCGTCCTCTTTCTCCATGCCACACAGAAGGACCTGTCCGACTTCCACCAGTCCATGGC GCAGTGGCTGGCCTACAGCCGCCTTTACCAGAGTCTGGAGTTCCCCAGCAGCTGCCTCCTGCACCCCATCACCAGCATCGAGTACCAGTGGATCCAGGGCCGGCTCAAGGCAGAACAG GAGGAAGAGCTGGCTGCCTCATTCAGCTCCCTGCTGGCCTACGGTCTCTCCCTCATCCGGAGGTTCCGCTCCGTCTTCCCCCTCTCTGTCTCGGACTCCCCAGCCCGGCTGCAGTCTCTCCTCAG GGTCCTGGTACAGATGTGCAAGATGAAGGCCTTCAGAGAGCTATGCCCCAACACTGCCCCGTTGCCCCAGCTGGTGACTGAGGCCCTGCAG ACTGGCACCACTGAATGGTTCCACCTGAAGCAGCAGCACCATCAGCCCATGATGCAG GGCATGCTGGAGGCAGGCAAGGCCTTGCTAGGCCTGGTACAGGACATCATTGGCGACCTGCACCAGTGCCAGCGCACGTGGGACAAGATTTTCCACAA TGCCCTCAAGATCCACCTCTTCCCCATGGCTTTCCGGGAGCTGCAGTGGCTG GTGGCCAAGCGGGTACAGGACCACACCACAGCTGTGGGCGATGCGGTGTCCCCAGAGATGGGCGAGAGTCTGTTTCAGCTCTACATCACCCTCAAGGAGCTTTGCCAGCTGTGCCCAAGCTCCTCGGAGAG GGATGGAGTCTTGGCCCTGGAGAGTTTCCACCGCTGGTTCCAGCCAGCCATCCCTTCCTGGCTGCAGAAGACGTACAGCGTGGCCCTGGCACGGGTGCAGCGCGCTGTGCAGATGGATGAG CTGGTGCCCCTGGGTGAACTGACCAAGCACAGCACATCCGCGGTGGATCTGTCCACCTGCTTTGCTCAGATCAGCCACACCGCCCGGCAGCTGGACTGGCCGGACCCAGAGGAGGCCTTCATGATCACTGTCAAGTTTGTGGAG GACACCTGTCGCCTGGCCCTGGTATACTGCAGCCTTATAAAGGCTCGGGCCCGCGAACTCTCTTCAGGCCAGAAGGACCAAGCCCAGGCAGCCAACATG ctgtgcgtggtggtgaaTGACATGGAGCAGCTGCGGCTGGTGATTGGCAAGCTGCCTGCCCAGCTGGCATGGGAGGCCCTGGAGCATCGGGTAGGGGCTGTGCTGGAGCAGGGGCAGCTGCAGAACACGCTGCATGCCCAGCTGCAGAGCGCACTGGCCGGGCTGGGCCACGAGATCCGCACTGGTGTTCACACCCTGGCCGAGCAG TTGGAGGTGGGCATCGCCAAGCATATCCAGAAACTCGTGGGCATCAGGGAGTCTGTCCTGCCTGAGGAT gcCATTCTGCCCCTGATGAAGTTCCTGGAGGTGGAGCTTTGCTACATGAACACCAACTTGGTGCAAGAGAACTTCAGCAG cctcctgacccTGCTCTGGACCCACACGCTCACAGTGCTGGAGGAGGTGGCTGCCTCCCAGCGCAGTTCGTCCCTGGCCTCCAAAAGGCTGAAGATTGCCCTGCAG AACCTGGAAATCTGCTTCCATGCTGAGGGTTGTGGCCTGCCACCTGAGGCCCTGCACACAGCAACTTTCCAG GCTCTGCAGAGGAACCTGGAGCTGCAGGCAGCATCCAGCCGGGAGCTCATCCGGAGGTACTTCTGTGGCCGAATCCAGCAGCAG TCAGAAACCATCTCTGAAGAGCTGGGGGCTGTGACAGTCAAGGCCTCCTACCGCACCTCCGAGCAGAAGCTGCATGTGGAGCTGCTCAGCGCCTCCAGCCTGCTGCCCCTGGACTCCAACG GCTCCAGTGACCCCTTTGTCCAGCTGACCTTGGAGCCCAGGCATGACTTCCCTGAGCTGGCCGCTCGGGAGACCCAGAAGCACAAGAAGGACCTTCACCCATTGTTTGATGAGACCTTTGAATT CCTGGTGCCTGCTGAGCTGTGCCGCAAGCCTGGGGCATGCCTCCTGCTCACCGTGCTGGACTACGACACACTGGGGGCCGACGACCTGGAAGGGGAGGCCTTTCTGCCGCTGTGTGAGGTGCACGGGCTGAGTGGCTCTGAGGAGCCTGGTGAGGTGCCTCAGACCCGCCTGCCCCTCACGTACCCCGCACCCAATG
- the UNC13D gene encoding protein unc-13 homolog D isoform X1 codes for MATLLSHPQQRPPFLRQAIKIRRQRVKDLQDPLPQTAPEIQPPSHHFSPEQRAQIYEDALYTVLHRLGQPEPNHVTEASELLRYLQEAFHVEPEEHQQALQRVRELEKPTFCLKATVKQAKGILGKDVSGFSDPYCLLGIEQGVGAPGGSPGSRRRQKAVVKHTIPEEQTHRTQVVTQTLNPVWDETFILEFEDITNSSFHLDMWDLDTVESVRQKLGELTDLHGLRRIFKEARKDKGQDDFLGNVVLRLQDLRCREDQWYPLEPRTETYPDRGQCHLQFQLIHKRRATLASRSQPSYTVHLHLLQQLVSHEVTQHQAGSTSWDGSLSPQAATVLFLHATQKDLSDFHQSMAQWLAYSRLYQSLEFPSSCLLHPITSIEYQWIQGRLKAEQEEELAASFSSLLAYGLSLIRRFRSVFPLSVSDSPARLQSLLRVLVQMCKMKAFRELCPNTAPLPQLVTEALQTGTTEWFHLKQQHHQPMMQGMLEAGKALLGLVQDIIGDLHQCQRTWDKIFHNALKIHLFPMAFRELQWLVAKRVQDHTTAVGDAVSPEMGESLFQLYITLKELCQLCPSSSERDGVLALESFHRWFQPAIPSWLQKTYSVALARVQRAVQMDELVPLGELTKHSTSAVDLSTCFAQISHTARQLDWPDPEEAFMITVKFVEDTCRLALVYCSLIKARARELSSGQKDQAQAANMLCVVVNDMEQLRLVIGKLPAQLAWEALEHRVGAVLEQGQLQNTLHAQLQSALAGLGHEIRTGVHTLAEQLEVGIAKHIQKLVGIRESVLPEDAILPLMKFLEVELCYMNTNLVQENFSSLLTLLWTHTLTVLEEVAASQRSSSLASKRLKIALQNLEICFHAEGCGLPPEALHTATFQALQRNLELQAASSRELIRRYFCGRIQQQSETISEELGAVTVKASYRTSEQKLHVELLSASSLLPLDSNGSSDPFVQLTLEPRHDFPELAARETQKHKKDLHPLFDETFEFLVPAELCRKPGACLLLTVLDYDTLGADDLEGEAFLPLCEVHGLSGSEEPGEVPQTRLPLTYPAPNGDPILQLLEGRKGDREAQVFVRLRRQRAKQASQHALWPAL; via the exons ATGGCGACACTCCTCTCCCATCCGCAGCAGCGCCCTCCCTTCTTGCGCCAAGCCATCAAGATAAGGCGTCAAAGAGTCAAAGATCTACAGGATCCTCTGCCCCAAACGGCCCCAGAG ATCCAGCCTCCATCCCACCACTTCTCCCCAGAACAG CGGGCCCAGATCTATGAGGACGCGCTCTACACGGTCCTGCACCGCCTCGGTCAGCCTGAGCCCAACCATGTGACAGAGGCCTCTGAGCTGCTGCGATACCTGCAGGAG GCCTTCCACGTGGAGCCGGAGGAGCACCAGCAGGCACTGCAGCGGGTCAGGGAGCTTGAG AAGCCAACATTTTGTCTGAAGGCAACAGTGAAACAGGCCAAGGGCATTCTGGGCAAAGATGTCAGTG GGTTCAGCGACCCCTACTGCCTGCTGGGCATTGAGCAGGGGGTGGGTGCACCAGGGGGCAGCCCTGGGTCCCGGCGGCGGCAGAAGGCTGTGGTGAAGCACACCATCCCTGAGGAGCAGACCCACCGCACGCAGGTTGTCACGCAGACGCTCAACCCTGTCTGGGACGAGACCTTCATCCT GGAGTTTGAGGATATCACCAATTCAAGCTTTCATCTGGACATGTG GGACCTGGACACCGTGGAGTCTGTCCGACAGAAGCTTGGGGAGCTCACAGACCTGCATGGGCTTCGCAG GATCTTTAAGGAGGCCCGGAAGGACAAAGGCCAGGACGACTTTCTGGGGAATGTGGTTCTGAGGCTGCAG GACCTGCGCTGCCGAGAGGACCAGTGGTACCCCCTGGAACCCCGCACTGAGACCTACCCAGACCGAGGCCAGTGCCACCTCCAGTTCCAGCTCATCCATAAGCGG AGAGCCACCTTGGCCAGCCGCTCGCAGCCCAGCTACACAGTGCACCTCCACCTTCTGCAGCAGCTTGTGTCCCACGAGGTCACCCAGCACCAG GCAGGCAGCACCTCCTGGGACGGATCGTTGAGTCCCCAGGCTGCCACCGTCCTCTTTCTCCATGCCACACAGAAGGACCTGTCCGACTTCCACCAGTCCATGGC GCAGTGGCTGGCCTACAGCCGCCTTTACCAGAGTCTGGAGTTCCCCAGCAGCTGCCTCCTGCACCCCATCACCAGCATCGAGTACCAGTGGATCCAGGGCCGGCTCAAGGCAGAACAG GAGGAAGAGCTGGCTGCCTCATTCAGCTCCCTGCTGGCCTACGGTCTCTCCCTCATCCGGAGGTTCCGCTCCGTCTTCCCCCTCTCTGTCTCGGACTCCCCAGCCCGGCTGCAGTCTCTCCTCAG GGTCCTGGTACAGATGTGCAAGATGAAGGCCTTCAGAGAGCTATGCCCCAACACTGCCCCGTTGCCCCAGCTGGTGACTGAGGCCCTGCAG ACTGGCACCACTGAATGGTTCCACCTGAAGCAGCAGCACCATCAGCCCATGATGCAG GGCATGCTGGAGGCAGGCAAGGCCTTGCTAGGCCTGGTACAGGACATCATTGGCGACCTGCACCAGTGCCAGCGCACGTGGGACAAGATTTTCCACAA TGCCCTCAAGATCCACCTCTTCCCCATGGCTTTCCGGGAGCTGCAGTGGCTG GTGGCCAAGCGGGTACAGGACCACACCACAGCTGTGGGCGATGCGGTGTCCCCAGAGATGGGCGAGAGTCTGTTTCAGCTCTACATCACCCTCAAGGAGCTTTGCCAGCTGTGCCCAAGCTCCTCGGAGAG GGATGGAGTCTTGGCCCTGGAGAGTTTCCACCGCTGGTTCCAGCCAGCCATCCCTTCCTGGCTGCAGAAGACGTACAGCGTGGCCCTGGCACGGGTGCAGCGCGCTGTGCAGATGGATGAG CTGGTGCCCCTGGGTGAACTGACCAAGCACAGCACATCCGCGGTGGATCTGTCCACCTGCTTTGCTCAGATCAGCCACACCGCCCGGCAGCTGGACTGGCCGGACCCAGAGGAGGCCTTCATGATCACTGTCAAGTTTGTGGAG GACACCTGTCGCCTGGCCCTGGTATACTGCAGCCTTATAAAGGCTCGGGCCCGCGAACTCTCTTCAGGCCAGAAGGACCAAGCCCAGGCAGCCAACATG ctgtgcgtggtggtgaaTGACATGGAGCAGCTGCGGCTGGTGATTGGCAAGCTGCCTGCCCAGCTGGCATGGGAGGCCCTGGAGCATCGGGTAGGGGCTGTGCTGGAGCAGGGGCAGCTGCAGAACACGCTGCATGCCCAGCTGCAGAGCGCACTGGCCGGGCTGGGCCACGAGATCCGCACTGGTGTTCACACCCTGGCCGAGCAG TTGGAGGTGGGCATCGCCAAGCATATCCAGAAACTCGTGGGCATCAGGGAGTCTGTCCTGCCTGAGGAT gcCATTCTGCCCCTGATGAAGTTCCTGGAGGTGGAGCTTTGCTACATGAACACCAACTTGGTGCAAGAGAACTTCAGCAG cctcctgacccTGCTCTGGACCCACACGCTCACAGTGCTGGAGGAGGTGGCTGCCTCCCAGCGCAGTTCGTCCCTGGCCTCCAAAAGGCTGAAGATTGCCCTGCAG AACCTGGAAATCTGCTTCCATGCTGAGGGTTGTGGCCTGCCACCTGAGGCCCTGCACACAGCAACTTTCCAG GCTCTGCAGAGGAACCTGGAGCTGCAGGCAGCATCCAGCCGGGAGCTCATCCGGAGGTACTTCTGTGGCCGAATCCAGCAGCAG TCAGAAACCATCTCTGAAGAGCTGGGGGCTGTGACAGTCAAGGCCTCCTACCGCACCTCCGAGCAGAAGCTGCATGTGGAGCTGCTCAGCGCCTCCAGCCTGCTGCCCCTGGACTCCAACG GCTCCAGTGACCCCTTTGTCCAGCTGACCTTGGAGCCCAGGCATGACTTCCCTGAGCTGGCCGCTCGGGAGACCCAGAAGCACAAGAAGGACCTTCACCCATTGTTTGATGAGACCTTTGAATT CCTGGTGCCTGCTGAGCTGTGCCGCAAGCCTGGGGCATGCCTCCTGCTCACCGTGCTGGACTACGACACACTGGGGGCCGACGACCTGGAAGGGGAGGCCTTTCTGCCGCTGTGTGAGGTGCACGGGCTGAGTGGCTCTGAGGAGCCTGGTGAGGTGCCTCAGACCCGCCTGCCCCTCACGTACCCCGCACCCAATG